A genome region from Prinia subflava isolate CZ2003 ecotype Zambia chromosome 12, Cam_Psub_1.2, whole genome shotgun sequence includes the following:
- the MYOCD gene encoding myocardin isoform X3 — translation MGRALLDQPLCWMFMPLVTGCIYILQLRLQQRRTREQLADQGIMPPLKSPSAFHEQRKSLERAKTEDYLKHKIRSRPERSDLVNMHILQDSAAEGSIQSTQMKLKRARLADDLNEKIALRPGPLELVEKNIIPVDSAVKEAIKGSQGGFPRQTDAFAFEEDSSNDGLSPERPRSRGSPGPAEPPPGSKAPEPPPAASAGAPQDRPPSADGHAPDTAPGQGSQCDSPKQPAGQESPTLPVPSAVKSKSSSDSKNRHKKPKDTKPKVKKLKYHQYIPPDQKAEKSPPPMDSAYARLLQQQQLFLQLQILSQQQQQQQQHFNYPGMHQGQLKQSNEQMVKSSNSSSTSGNNTPLSPVKTTFSGQTCVSSIKPGPLPSNLDDLKVSELRQQLRIRGLPVSGTKTALMERLRPFQECSGSTVPNFSEITTVTFPVTPTSTLSSYQSQSSTSMLSNGFYHFGSTSSTPPISPASSELSVSGSLPDTFNDGPMSSPQFGLQPSPVHGSAEESLMSSMNGGSIQLELEGIDTEKDKMLVEKQKVINELTWKLQQEQRQVEELRMQLQKRKRSNGLEEKQQPAQHFFGVPIKQENTVSSCPFASKQMALKGQAGSSDKLSNCGVPQVPHIVNSHCLEPSGQSTITSSTFLSPQCSPQHSPLGAAKSPQHISLPPSPNSHYLLPVSPEGRSASPPGSGCLRTAPMAAQSGQKFSIPSPSFCKSSPALSEVKQPPPYEDAVKQQMTRSQQMDELLDVLIESGEIPANAKEDRSCLQKVPQIMVSAGSSGAAGPKGPAPFEPFEHCPGSSDAHLEVLLNAHSPLGRVSEMALLKMGAEEPHYDGMMEGFSGKAADELLNSQEILQTPLSPMETQLSPSPAEGSGLQMSFTESPWETMEWLDLTPPSSATGFSSLTPAGPSIFNIDFLDVADLNLNSSMDLHLQQW, via the exons ATGGGACGGGCGCTTCTAGATCAGCCCCTCTGCTGGATGTTCATGCCTTTAGTCACTGGCTGCATCTATA TTTTACAGCTGCGGCTCCAGCAGAGAAGGACCCGTGAGCAGCTGGCAGACCAAGGCATCATGCCAC CACTGAAAAGCCCATCTGCATTCCATGAACAGCGAAAAAGTCTGGAGCGAGCCAAG ACTGAAGATTATCTCAAGCACAAGATCAGAAGCAGGCCTGAGCGGTCAGACCTGGTCAATATGCACATTCTGCAAG ACTCGGCTGCAGAGGGGTCCATCCAGTCAACTCAGATGAAGCTGAAAAGAGCCCGACTGGCAGATGACCTCAATGAAAAGATTGCGCTCAGGCCTGGTCCTTTGGAGCTGGTGGAGAAGAATATTATTCCCGTGGACTCAGCTGTGAAAGAGGCCATAAAAG GCTCCCAGGGCGGCTTTCCCCGGCAGACCGACGCGTTCGCCTTCGAGGAGGACAGCAGCAACGACGGGCTGTCCCCGGAGCGGCCCCGCAGCCGCGGCTCCCCGGGCCCCGCCGAGCCGCCCCCCGGCTCCAAGGCCCCGgagccgccccccgccgcctcAGCCGGGGCTCCACAG GATCGTCCCCCCAGTGCCGATGGCCACGCTCCGGACACtgccccggggcagggcagccaGTGCGACAGCCCCAagcagccagcagggcaggagagcccGACGCTCCCGGTGCCCTCTGCCGTGAAG TCCAAGTCATCCAGTGATAGCAAGAACCGTCACAAAAAGCCCAAAGACACCAAGCCCAAAGTAAAGAAGCTCAAGTACCACCAGTACATCCCTCCAGACCAGAAAGCAGAGAAGTCCCCTCCACCCATGGATTCTGCATATGCCagactgctccagcagcagcagctcttcctgcagctccagatcctcagccagcagcaacagcagcagcagcagcatttcaacTACCCTGGGATGCACCAAGGACAGCTAAA GCAATCTAATGAGCAGATGGTCAAAAGTTCAAATTCTTCATCAACTTCTGGCAACAACACCCCTCTTTCTCCAGTGAAAACCACCTTTTCAGGCCAGACTTGTGTCTCATCTATCAAGCCAGGCCCTCTGCCATCCAACCTGGATGATCTCAAA GTGtcagagctgaggcagcagctccgaATACGAGGCCTGCCCGTGTCGGGTACCAAAACAGCGCTGATGGAGCGGCTGCGGCCCTTCCAGGAGTGCAGCGGCAGCACGGTGCCAAACTTCAGTGAGATCACCACCGTCACCTTCCCAGTCACCCCAACAAGCACCCTGTCCAGTTATCAGTCCCAGTCCTCCACCAGCATGTTGTCAAATGGCTTCTACCACtttggcagcaccagctccacCCCACCCATCTCGCCTGCCTCCTCGGAGCTCTCTGTGAGCGGCTCTTTGCCAGACACCTTCAACGACGGGCCCATGTCCTCCCCACAGTTTGGGCTCCAGCCATCGCCCGTCCACGGCAGCGCTGAGGAAAGCCTCATGAGCAGCATGAATGGAGGGAGCATCCAGCTGGAACTGGAAGGAATAGACACAGAGAAAGACAAGATGCTGGTGGAGAAGCAGAAGGTCATCAATGAACTGACGTGGAAgctgcagcaagagcagaggCAGGTGGAAGAGCTGCGGATGCAGCTCCAGAAGCGGAAGAGAAGCAACGGCCTTGAGGAGAAGCAGCAACCTGCTCAGCATTTCTTTGGTGTCCCCATCAAGCAAGAAAACACCGTGTCCAGCTGTCCATTTGCATCCAAACAAATGGCCCTGAAAGGCCAGGCCGGCAGCTCGGATAAGCTGAGTAACTGTGGGGTGCCGCAGGTGCCCCACATTGTAAATAGCCACTGCTTGGAGCCCTCAGGGCAGAGCACCATCACCTCCTCGACATTCCTGAGCCCGCAGTGCTCCCCCCAGCACtctcccctgggagctgccaagAGCCCCCAGCACATCAGCCTGCCACCATCCCCCAACAGCCACTACCTGCTGCCAGTGTCCCCCGAGGGCCGCAGCGCGTCCCCGCCGGGCAGCGGCTGCCTCCGCACAGCTCCG ATGGCTGCGCAGTCAGGCCAAAAGTTTTCTATTCCATCCCCAAGTTTTTGTAAGTCAAGCCCAGCCCTGTCAGAGGTAAAGCAGCCTCCACCCTATGAGGATGCAGTGAAGCAG CAGATGACACGAAGTCAGCAGATGGACGAGCTCCTGGACGTGCTGATTGAGAGTGGAG AAATTCCGGCCAACGCCAAGGAAGACCGCTCCTGCCTCCAGAAAGTCCCTCAGATCATGGTGTCCGCAGGGAGCTCCGGTGCCGCCGGCCCCAAGGGCCCCGCCCCGTTCGAGCCCTTCGAGCACTGCCCGGGCAGCAGCGACGCTCACCTCGAGGTGCTGCTCAACGCCCACAGCCCCCTGGGCAGGGTCAGCGAGATGGCCCTGCTGAAGATGGGGGCAGAGGAGCCCCACTACGATGGGATGATGGAGGGGTTCTCCGGGAAAGCCGCGGATGAACTGCTCAACTCCCAGGAGATTTTACAGACTCCCCTGTCGCCCATGGAAACGcagctctccccttcccctgccgAAGGCTCCGGTTTACAAATGAGTTTCACTGAGTCTCCGTGGGAAACAATGGAGTGGCTGGACCTCACCCCCCCCAGCTCGGCCACCGGCTTCAGCTCGCTCACCCCCGCGGGCCCCAGCATCTTCAACATCGATTTCCTGGATGTCGCCGACCTCAACCTGAACTCCAGCATGgacctgcacctgcagcagtgGTGA
- the MYOCD gene encoding myocardin isoform X4: MTLLGSEHSLLIRSKFRSVLQLRLQQRRTREQLADQGIMPPLKSPSAFHEQRKSLERAKTEDYLKHKIRSRPERSDLVNMHILQDSAAEGSIQSTQMKLKRARLADDLNEKIALRPGPLELVEKNIIPVDSAVKEAIKGSQGGFPRQTDAFAFEEDSSNDGLSPERPRSRGSPGPAEPPPGSKAPEPPPAASAGAPQDRPPSADGHAPDTAPGQGSQCDSPKQPAGQESPTLPVPSAVKSKSSSDSKNRHKKPKDTKPKVKKLKYHQYIPPDQKAEKSPPPMDSAYARLLQQQQLFLQLQILSQQQQQQQQHFNYPGMHQGQLKQSNEQMVKSSNSSSTSGNNTPLSPVKTTFSGQTCVSSIKPGPLPSNLDDLKVSELRQQLRIRGLPVSGTKTALMERLRPFQECSGSTVPNFSEITTVTFPVTPTSTLSSYQSQSSTSMLSNGFYHFGSTSSTPPISPASSELSVSGSLPDTFNDGPMSSPQFGLQPSPVHGSAEESLMSSMNGGSIQLELEGIDTEKDKMLVEKQKVINELTWKLQQEQRQVEELRMQLQKRKRSNGLEEKQQPAQHFFGVPIKQENTVSSCPFASKQMALKGQAGSSDKLSNCGVPQVPHIVNSHCLEPSGQSTITSSTFLSPQCSPQHSPLGAAKSPQHISLPPSPNSHYLLPVSPEGRSASPPGSGCLRTAPMAAQSGQKFSIPSPSFCKSSPALSEVKQPPPYEDAVKQQMTRSQQMDELLDVLIESGEIPANAKEDRSCLQKVPQIMVSAGSSGAAGPKGPAPFEPFEHCPGSSDAHLEVLLNAHSPLGRVSEMALLKMGAEEPHYDGMMEGFSGKAADELLNSQEILQTPLSPMETQLSPSPAEGSGLQMSFTESPWETMEWLDLTPPSSATGFSSLTPAGPSIFNIDFLDVADLNLNSSMDLHLQQW; encoded by the exons ATGACACTCCTGGGCTCTGAGCACTCCTTGCTGATTCGGAGCAAGTTCAGATCAG TTTTACAGCTGCGGCTCCAGCAGAGAAGGACCCGTGAGCAGCTGGCAGACCAAGGCATCATGCCAC CACTGAAAAGCCCATCTGCATTCCATGAACAGCGAAAAAGTCTGGAGCGAGCCAAG ACTGAAGATTATCTCAAGCACAAGATCAGAAGCAGGCCTGAGCGGTCAGACCTGGTCAATATGCACATTCTGCAAG ACTCGGCTGCAGAGGGGTCCATCCAGTCAACTCAGATGAAGCTGAAAAGAGCCCGACTGGCAGATGACCTCAATGAAAAGATTGCGCTCAGGCCTGGTCCTTTGGAGCTGGTGGAGAAGAATATTATTCCCGTGGACTCAGCTGTGAAAGAGGCCATAAAAG GCTCCCAGGGCGGCTTTCCCCGGCAGACCGACGCGTTCGCCTTCGAGGAGGACAGCAGCAACGACGGGCTGTCCCCGGAGCGGCCCCGCAGCCGCGGCTCCCCGGGCCCCGCCGAGCCGCCCCCCGGCTCCAAGGCCCCGgagccgccccccgccgcctcAGCCGGGGCTCCACAG GATCGTCCCCCCAGTGCCGATGGCCACGCTCCGGACACtgccccggggcagggcagccaGTGCGACAGCCCCAagcagccagcagggcaggagagcccGACGCTCCCGGTGCCCTCTGCCGTGAAG TCCAAGTCATCCAGTGATAGCAAGAACCGTCACAAAAAGCCCAAAGACACCAAGCCCAAAGTAAAGAAGCTCAAGTACCACCAGTACATCCCTCCAGACCAGAAAGCAGAGAAGTCCCCTCCACCCATGGATTCTGCATATGCCagactgctccagcagcagcagctcttcctgcagctccagatcctcagccagcagcaacagcagcagcagcagcatttcaacTACCCTGGGATGCACCAAGGACAGCTAAA GCAATCTAATGAGCAGATGGTCAAAAGTTCAAATTCTTCATCAACTTCTGGCAACAACACCCCTCTTTCTCCAGTGAAAACCACCTTTTCAGGCCAGACTTGTGTCTCATCTATCAAGCCAGGCCCTCTGCCATCCAACCTGGATGATCTCAAA GTGtcagagctgaggcagcagctccgaATACGAGGCCTGCCCGTGTCGGGTACCAAAACAGCGCTGATGGAGCGGCTGCGGCCCTTCCAGGAGTGCAGCGGCAGCACGGTGCCAAACTTCAGTGAGATCACCACCGTCACCTTCCCAGTCACCCCAACAAGCACCCTGTCCAGTTATCAGTCCCAGTCCTCCACCAGCATGTTGTCAAATGGCTTCTACCACtttggcagcaccagctccacCCCACCCATCTCGCCTGCCTCCTCGGAGCTCTCTGTGAGCGGCTCTTTGCCAGACACCTTCAACGACGGGCCCATGTCCTCCCCACAGTTTGGGCTCCAGCCATCGCCCGTCCACGGCAGCGCTGAGGAAAGCCTCATGAGCAGCATGAATGGAGGGAGCATCCAGCTGGAACTGGAAGGAATAGACACAGAGAAAGACAAGATGCTGGTGGAGAAGCAGAAGGTCATCAATGAACTGACGTGGAAgctgcagcaagagcagaggCAGGTGGAAGAGCTGCGGATGCAGCTCCAGAAGCGGAAGAGAAGCAACGGCCTTGAGGAGAAGCAGCAACCTGCTCAGCATTTCTTTGGTGTCCCCATCAAGCAAGAAAACACCGTGTCCAGCTGTCCATTTGCATCCAAACAAATGGCCCTGAAAGGCCAGGCCGGCAGCTCGGATAAGCTGAGTAACTGTGGGGTGCCGCAGGTGCCCCACATTGTAAATAGCCACTGCTTGGAGCCCTCAGGGCAGAGCACCATCACCTCCTCGACATTCCTGAGCCCGCAGTGCTCCCCCCAGCACtctcccctgggagctgccaagAGCCCCCAGCACATCAGCCTGCCACCATCCCCCAACAGCCACTACCTGCTGCCAGTGTCCCCCGAGGGCCGCAGCGCGTCCCCGCCGGGCAGCGGCTGCCTCCGCACAGCTCCG ATGGCTGCGCAGTCAGGCCAAAAGTTTTCTATTCCATCCCCAAGTTTTTGTAAGTCAAGCCCAGCCCTGTCAGAGGTAAAGCAGCCTCCACCCTATGAGGATGCAGTGAAGCAG CAGATGACACGAAGTCAGCAGATGGACGAGCTCCTGGACGTGCTGATTGAGAGTGGAG AAATTCCGGCCAACGCCAAGGAAGACCGCTCCTGCCTCCAGAAAGTCCCTCAGATCATGGTGTCCGCAGGGAGCTCCGGTGCCGCCGGCCCCAAGGGCCCCGCCCCGTTCGAGCCCTTCGAGCACTGCCCGGGCAGCAGCGACGCTCACCTCGAGGTGCTGCTCAACGCCCACAGCCCCCTGGGCAGGGTCAGCGAGATGGCCCTGCTGAAGATGGGGGCAGAGGAGCCCCACTACGATGGGATGATGGAGGGGTTCTCCGGGAAAGCCGCGGATGAACTGCTCAACTCCCAGGAGATTTTACAGACTCCCCTGTCGCCCATGGAAACGcagctctccccttcccctgccgAAGGCTCCGGTTTACAAATGAGTTTCACTGAGTCTCCGTGGGAAACAATGGAGTGGCTGGACCTCACCCCCCCCAGCTCGGCCACCGGCTTCAGCTCGCTCACCCCCGCGGGCCCCAGCATCTTCAACATCGATTTCCTGGATGTCGCCGACCTCAACCTGAACTCCAGCATGgacctgcacctgcagcagtgGTGA